From Pempheris klunzingeri isolate RE-2024b chromosome 18, fPemKlu1.hap1, whole genome shotgun sequence, a single genomic window includes:
- the hddc2 gene encoding 5'-deoxynucleotidase HDDC2, whose translation MAATMETAAGKSEMLQFMKLVGQLKRVRRTGWVYRNVKEPESVSDHMYRMAIMSLTITDPTVDRDRCIKLALVHDMAECIVGDIAPSDNISKAEKHRREEATMRHLSGLLPEGLKQEIYGLWEEYENQSSPEARMVKQFDQLEMILQAHEYEELEGAPGRLQEFFDSTSGRFHHPYALQLVSSLNEERACHMTKPDEPKTSGNSQSAGAVSSQPRPTSHNS comes from the exons ATGGCGGCcaccatggaaacagcagcCGGCAAGAGCGAAATGCTGCAGTTTATGAAGCTGGTCGGACAGCTCAAA AGGGTCCGGCGGACCGGCTGGGTGTACAGGAACGTGAAGGAGCCAGAGAGCGTATCAGACCACATGTACCGCATGGCCATCATGTCTCTGACCATCACTGACCCCACAGTGGACAGAGACAG ATGTATAAAGCTGGCTCTGGTACATGACATGGCAGAGTGCATTGTGGGTGATATCGCTCCCTCGGACAACATCAgtaaagcagagaaacacagacgAGAAGAGGCAA CGATGAGACATCTATCTGGTCTTCTGCCGGAGGGACTCAAACAGGAGATTTATGGACTGTGGGAG GAGTATGAGAACCAAAGCAGTCCAGAGGCCAGGATGGTGAAACAGTTTGACCAGCTGGAGATGATCCTGCAGGCTCATGAGTACGAGGAGCTGGAGGGAGCGCCGGGAAGACTGCAGGAGTTCTTTGACTCCACCAGCG GTCGTTTCCACCACCCGTACGCGCTCCAGCTCGTCAGCTCTTTGAATGAAGAGAGAGCTTGTCACATGACCAAACCTGATGAACCAAAGACTTCTGGGAACTCACAGTCTGCCGGTGCGGTATCTTCACAGCCGCGTCCGACCTCACACAACTCCTGA
- the cenpw gene encoding centromere protein W, which yields MLNKAPKLKQTVKTKMKSNINVRPASEAMIELLTLLFINSLAEEAKAKAFEDKSATIRGQHLRAVSKKVLKKARG from the exons ATGCTGAACAAGGCTCccaaactgaaacaaacagtTAAAACGAAAATGAAGAGTAACATAAACGTGAGACCGGCGTCCGAGGCGATG ATTGAGCTCCTAACGTTGCTGTTTATAAACAGCCTGGCGGAGGAGGCGAAAGCCAAAGCTTTTGAAGACAAATCTGCAACGATTAGAGGTCAACATCTCAGAGCAGTCTCCAAG AAAGTGCTGAAAAAAGCAAGGGGATGA
- the LOC139218126 gene encoding R-spondin-3-like isoform X1, which translates to MRLPSLIWILHLMNLTEGLDNTSDLRYRRSSSVSRICPAGCATCSAPNGCLSCKPRLFFHLELDGMRQRGTCLSSCPRGHYDMRAPHINTCTRCREDCASCFSENFCTHCHPGHFLFQGKCENSCPNGLTANTALRECTECSLGCEVCVRRNMCVRCRADLYFLHGQCHLTCPKGFEPDVQLMQCTPQVHCEVGEWTDWGPCVRRKSVRSYRRGQETRTRQVLQPPSVFGNPCPHVSEIRKCVIKKRLKSPSRL; encoded by the exons ATGCGGCTGCCATCATTAATTTGGATTCTGCACTTGATGAATCTCACAGAAGGCCTCGACAACACAAGTGATCTGCGATACAGAC GTAGCTCCTCTGTGAGCAGAATCTGTCCAGCAGGTTGTGCGACATGCTCGGCCCCGAATGGCTGCCTGTCCTGTAAACCTCGCCTCTTCTTCCACTTGGAGCTGGATGGGATGCGGCAGAGGggcacctgtctgtcctcctgtccccGAGGTCACTATGACATGCGAGCGCCACACATCAACACCTGCACTA GGTGCAGGGAAGACTGTGCTTCCTGCTTCAGTGAAAACTTTTGCACACATTGTCATCCAGGCCACTTCCTGTTCCAGggcaaatgtgaaaacagctgtccAAACGGACTGACGGCGAACACGGCACTGCGAGAATGCACAG agTGCTCTTTAggctgtgaggtgtgtgtgaggaggaacatGTGTGTGCGGTGCAGAGCAGACCTGTACTTCCTCCACGGCCAGTGCCATCTCACCTGCCCAAAGGGATTCGAGCCTGATGTGCAGCTTATGCAATGCACCCCTCAAG TGCACTGTGAGGTCGGGGAGTGGACAGACTGGGGTCCATGTGTTCGGAGAAAGAGCGTGCGATCCTACAGGAGGGGACAGGAGACACGTACCCGACAAGTTCTGCAGCCCCCGAGTGTGTTCGGCAACCCCTGTCCACACGTGTCAGAGATCAGGAAGTGTGTCATCAAAAAGAGACTGAAGAGCCCAAGCAGGTTGTAA
- the LOC139218126 gene encoding R-spondin-3-like isoform X2, whose protein sequence is MAACPVNLASSSTWSWMGCGRGAPVCPPVPEVTMTCERHTSTPALVGCREDCASCFSENFCTHCHPGHFLFQGKCENSCPNGLTANTALRECTECSLGCEVCVRRNMCVRCRADLYFLHGQCHLTCPKGFEPDVQLMQCTPQVHCEVGEWTDWGPCVRRKSVRSYRRGQETRTRQVLQPPSVFGNPCPHVSEIRKCVIKKRLKSPSRL, encoded by the exons ATGGCTGCCTGTCCTGTAAACCTCGCCTCTTCTTCCACTTGGAGCTGGATGGGATGCGGCAGAGGggcacctgtctgtcctcctgtccccGAGGTCACTATGACATGCGAGCGCCACACATCAACACCTGCACTAGTAG GGTGCAGGGAAGACTGTGCTTCCTGCTTCAGTGAAAACTTTTGCACACATTGTCATCCAGGCCACTTCCTGTTCCAGggcaaatgtgaaaacagctgtccAAACGGACTGACGGCGAACACGGCACTGCGAGAATGCACAG agTGCTCTTTAggctgtgaggtgtgtgtgaggaggaacatGTGTGTGCGGTGCAGAGCAGACCTGTACTTCCTCCACGGCCAGTGCCATCTCACCTGCCCAAAGGGATTCGAGCCTGATGTGCAGCTTATGCAATGCACCCCTCAAG TGCACTGTGAGGTCGGGGAGTGGACAGACTGGGGTCCATGTGTTCGGAGAAAGAGCGTGCGATCCTACAGGAGGGGACAGGAGACACGTACCCGACAAGTTCTGCAGCCCCCGAGTGTGTTCGGCAACCCCTGTCCACACGTGTCAGAGATCAGGAAGTGTGTCATCAAAAAGAGACTGAAGAGCCCAAGCAGGTTGTAA
- the LOC139217797 gene encoding E3 ubiquitin-protein ligase rnf146-like has translation MAGCGEVDCSLNALATSKLIEDVGDTCVTDPSSSTTTNTPECAICLQTCIHPVRLPCFHVFCFLCVKGASWHSKRCALCRQEIPEDFLERPVLLSPEELKAAAAGVNRSVGTSGSTRGDNVWYYEGRNGWWQYDERTSRELEEAFSKGRKTTEMLIAGFLYVADLENMVQYRRNEHGRRRKIKRDVLDIPKKGVAGLRLDPEPAPIPALPVVTSAPTERVSSADGSDTAAQSQPSSFGIMVSLPPVRPPTLLGRHLTSPLSPSPSALEESFSQLLISQPECEEVEGDDELQTYEYASGSSESEEERERGRAESMPRRRHRQRPLRESQPARMPPRGGPSNSALNLRSRSPDGQCTVTEV, from the coding sequence ATGGCAGGCTGTGGAGAAGTGGACTGTTCCCTGAATGCCCTGGCTACCTCCAAGCTGATCGAGGATGTAGGAGATACCTGTGTGACAGATCCCTCCAGTTCCACCACCACTAACACCCCAGAGTGTGCCATCTGTCTGCAGACCTGCATCCACCCTGTGCGCCTTCCATGCTTCCACGtcttctgtttcctgtgtgtgaaaGGCGCCTCCTGGCACAGTAAGCGCTGTGCTCTCTGCCGGCAAGAGATCCCAGAAGACTTCCTGGAGCGGCCTGTTCTTCTCTCACCTGAAGAActgaaagcagcagctgcaggggtGAACCGAAGTGTAGGGACATCAGGCAGTACCCGGGGGGACAATGTGTGGTACTATGAAGGGCGCAACGGCTGGTGGCAGTATGATGAGAGGACCAGCCGTGAGCTGGAAGAGGCCTTCTCCAAGGGCAGGAAGACCACAGAGATGCTGATTGCAGGGTTTCTTTATGTGGCCGACCTGGAGAACATGGTGCAATATCGCCGGAATGAGCATGGCCGCAGACGCAAGATAAAGCGGGACGTTTTAGATATCCCCAAGAAGGGAGTCGCGGGACTGAGGTTAGACCCTGAACCTGCCCCAATTCCTGCTTTACCAGTTGTCACCTCAGCTCCAACAGAACGTGTCAGCTCAGCTGATGGATCAGACACTGCAGCCCAATCACAACCTTCATCCTTTGGGATAATGGTGTCTCTTCCCCCTGTTCGACCTCCAACACTCCTGGGGCGCCATCTTACCAGTCCCCTTTCTCCCTCACCCTCAGCCCTGGAGGAGTCTTTCTCCCAGCTCCTAATCAGCCAGCCAGAGTGTGAGGAGGTGGAAGGAGACGATGAGCTACAGACGTATGAGTATGCATCAGGCAGCagtgagagtgaggaggagagggagagggggagagcggAGTCGATGCCAAGGAGAAGACATAGGCAAAGACCCCTAAGAGAGAGCCAGCCAGCCAGAATGCCTCCGAGGGGCGGACCCTCCAACTCTGCACTTAATCTCCGCTCCCGTAGTCCTGACGGACAGTGTACTGTGACAGAAGTGTGA